A single Sulfurimonas aquatica DNA region contains:
- a CDS encoding replicative DNA helicase, producing the protein MQDNLYNLAFERSILSSIVFEPSQFDELSVALKQDDFYLPAHKDIYSTMLLLLQKDQPIDEEFIKKELIKIKKFDEQVLLEILSANPISNTKAYVDEIKDKSLKRHLLTLTTEIKRVTVEEELPSAEVIDIVEKKLYEITQDNQTSDFKDSPKMTFDTMEYIKEMKARGNSVLVGVDTGFNELNKMTTGFGKGDLVIIAARPAMGKTSFILNTVNSLIMNGKGVAFFSLEMPAEQLMLRLLSIQTSIPLQKLRVGDMNDDQWSSLNGAIDRMNSAKLFVDDQGSININQLRSKLRKLKNQHPEIEIAVIDYLQIMQGVGNQDRHLQVSEISRGLKMLARELEMPVVALSQLNRGLESRNDKRPMLSDIRESGSIEQDADIILFVYRDDVYLYKEEKEREKAAKAEGKEFVSEYVEKEEEDAEIIIGKQRNGPTGHVKLVFQKKLTRFVDAPAYSAGVETVYENIDTRSANIDVGVPQIDMPAL; encoded by the coding sequence ATGCAAGACAACCTTTACAACCTTGCGTTTGAACGCAGCATCTTAAGCTCTATAGTCTTTGAACCAAGTCAGTTTGACGAGCTAAGCGTTGCTCTTAAACAAGATGATTTTTATCTTCCAGCCCACAAAGATATCTACTCTACTATGTTACTTTTACTACAAAAAGACCAGCCTATAGATGAAGAGTTTATAAAAAAAGAACTTATTAAGATCAAGAAATTTGATGAGCAGGTACTGCTTGAGATTTTATCTGCAAATCCTATCTCAAACACTAAAGCATATGTTGATGAGATAAAAGACAAGTCTCTTAAACGCCATCTATTAACTCTTACTACAGAGATAAAACGAGTAACAGTAGAAGAAGAGCTTCCCTCTGCTGAAGTTATAGACATAGTAGAGAAAAAACTTTATGAAATAACGCAAGATAATCAGACAAGTGACTTCAAAGACTCTCCAAAAATGACCTTTGACACTATGGAGTACATCAAAGAGATGAAGGCTCGTGGCAACTCTGTTTTAGTTGGAGTTGACACAGGATTTAATGAGCTAAATAAGATGACTACCGGTTTTGGTAAAGGGGACCTTGTCATCATTGCCGCTCGTCCCGCGATGGGAAAAACTTCTTTTATACTAAACACCGTAAACTCACTGATTATGAATGGAAAAGGCGTGGCGTTTTTCTCTCTAGAGATGCCAGCTGAGCAGTTAATGTTGCGTTTACTCTCCATCCAAACTTCCATCCCACTTCAAAAACTTCGCGTTGGCGATATGAATGACGACCAATGGAGCTCACTTAACGGCGCAATAGATAGAATGAACTCTGCGAAACTTTTTGTGGATGATCAGGGTAGCATAAACATCAATCAACTCAGAAGCAAGCTTAGAAAACTCAAAAATCAACACCCTGAAATAGAGATAGCCGTAATCGATTATCTTCAAATTATGCAGGGCGTTGGAAATCAAGACAGACACCTCCAAGTATCTGAAATTTCTCGTGGACTTAAGATGCTCGCACGTGAGTTAGAGATGCCAGTTGTAGCCCTTTCACAACTTAACCGTGGACTTGAGTCTCGTAATGACAAACGCCCGATGCTAAGCGATATTCGTGAGTCTGGTTCTATTGAGCAAGATGCCGACATTATTCTTTTTGTATACCGTGATGACGTATATCTTTATAAAGAAGAAAAAGAGCGTGAAAAAGCGGCTAAAGCAGAAGGCAAAGAGTTTGTCTCTGAGTACGTGGAAAAAGAGGAAGAAGATGCTGAGATCATCATCGGAAAACAGCGTAATGGACCTACTGGACACGTAAAGCTTGTATTTCAGAAAAAACTTACTCGTTTTGTCGACGCTCCCGCATATAGCGCTGGTGTTGAAACGGTCTATGAGAACATAGACACACGTTCTGCAAATATTGACGTTGGAGTCCCTCAAATCGATATGCCAGCACTTTAA
- the ispG gene encoding flavodoxin-dependent (E)-4-hydroxy-3-methylbut-2-enyl-diphosphate synthase, which yields MIKRYPTKKIFVGNVAVGGDAPISTQSMTYSNTHDVAATVEQINRLHFAGADIVRVAVPDMEDALALKSIKEQISLPLVADIHYNYKLALVAAESVDCIRFNPGNIGEKSRIKEIVKACQERNLPIRIGVNAGSLEKEFENKYGQTAEGMVASAEYNIKYLEDLGFEDIKISLKASDVGRTVDAYRMLRPKNHYPFHLGVTEAGTLFHATVKSSIGLGTLLLEGIGDTMRVSITGELEEEINVARAILKDSGAMPDGLNIISCPTCGRIEADLVTAVSEIEKRTAHIKTPLNVSVMGCVVNAIGEAAHADVAIAYGKGKGLVMVKGDVVANLDEAELVDRFVLEVEKMAERA from the coding sequence ATGATAAAAAGATACCCTACTAAAAAAATATTTGTTGGAAATGTAGCTGTGGGTGGTGATGCACCTATTAGTACACAATCAATGACTTACTCAAACACTCATGATGTTGCGGCAACTGTTGAGCAGATAAATCGCTTGCACTTTGCTGGTGCTGATATAGTTAGAGTTGCCGTTCCCGATATGGAAGACGCACTCGCCCTCAAATCTATAAAAGAGCAGATTTCGCTACCACTTGTTGCAGATATTCACTACAACTATAAACTTGCGCTTGTTGCTGCTGAGTCTGTAGACTGCATACGTTTTAACCCTGGTAATATTGGTGAGAAATCTCGAATAAAAGAGATAGTAAAAGCTTGTCAAGAGCGTAATCTCCCGATTCGTATCGGTGTAAATGCAGGTAGTTTAGAAAAAGAGTTTGAAAACAAGTATGGTCAAACGGCAGAGGGAATGGTAGCTTCAGCTGAGTACAACATCAAGTATCTTGAAGACTTAGGTTTTGAAGATATAAAAATATCACTTAAAGCTAGTGATGTAGGGCGGACAGTAGACGCATATAGAATGCTTCGTCCTAAAAACCACTATCCATTTCACCTTGGCGTTACAGAAGCGGGAACGCTTTTTCATGCGACTGTAAAAAGCTCTATAGGGCTTGGAACGCTCCTACTTGAGGGTATAGGTGACACTATGCGCGTAAGTATCACTGGTGAGTTAGAAGAAGAGATAAATGTGGCTCGCGCAATTCTCAAAGATAGTGGAGCTATGCCAGATGGCCTTAACATCATCTCATGTCCAACATGTGGGCGAATAGAGGCTGACTTAGTAACAGCAGTAAGTGAAATAGAAAAACGCACTGCTCACATCAAAACGCCACTGAATGTCTCAGTTATGGGTTGCGTTGTAAACGCAATAGGTGAAGCTGCTCATGCTGATGTTGCAATCGCTTATGGAAAAGGCAAGGGTCTTGTCATGGTAAAAGGTGACGTTGTTGCAAATCTTGATGAAGCTGAACTTGTAGATAGATTTGTTCTTGAAGTAGAGAAAATGGCAGAGCGTGCATAA